Proteins co-encoded in one Quercus robur chromosome 8, dhQueRobu3.1, whole genome shotgun sequence genomic window:
- the LOC126696039 gene encoding FBD-associated F-box protein At1g66310-like → MAESKRQTLSPEKDGVVNKISNLPESLLCHILSFLPTKDSIATSILSTRWKLLWTLVPMLDLDSDTINTSELSVDDDDDDDEDD, encoded by the coding sequence ATGGCCGAATCAAAACGCCAGACACTTTCTCCCGAAAAAGATGGAGTGGTCAACAAGATCAGTAATCTACCGGAATCTCTTCTCTGCCACATCCTCTCCTTCCTTCCAACCAAAGACTCAATCGCCACAAGCATTTTGTCAACCAGGTGGAAGCTCCTTTGGACTCTCGTCCCAATGCTAGACCTCGACAGTGATACGATTAACACTTCGGAGCTTtcagttgatgatgatgatgatgatgatgaagatgattaa
- the LOC126696040 gene encoding putative FBD-associated F-box protein At3g50710, producing MFAHIVSSVLAQQECGELQTFRLQWKFGWDGSHLDTWLHTAAARKVKELDLDIFMHDCDVENLKLPPSFFSCRTLVVSKLSDLSFTTDLFEVAYKLCVPTLKRLSFSENVYNLCNYKLKINTPALEYFNFEGDLRDIKFHEKLDNLVQANVESYVYDIHKEFYREWVFRLFTALNNVKFLSFSPYGTEWHNVGNIYPSSFQNLVQLDFNVTDCNWPMLQDLLQNAPNLETLVVTKEPQYDRDYLSSHLTSFYYGGFEGLKDEEEFVKYILKEARVLKTATIQVYRGKSKENVLEKLAQ from the exons ATGTTTGCACATATTGTGTCAAGCGTTTTGGCTCAACAAGAATGTGGAGAGCTCCAAACTTTTCGCCTTCAATGGAAATTTGGGTGGGACGGTTCCCATCTTGACACATGGCTTCACACTGCTGCTGCTCGTAAAGTCAAAGAACTTGATCTTGACATTTTTATGCATGACTGTGATGTGGAAAATCTGAAATTGCCTCCAAGCTTTTTCTCTTGCAGGACATTAGTGGTTTCGAAATTAAGCG ATTTGTCATTTACAACTGACCTTTTCGAGGTTGCGTATAAATTATGTGTACCCACGCTGAAACGCTTAAGTTTCAGCGAAAATGTATATAATTTATGCAATTACAAACTTAAGATAAACACCCCAGCTCTTGAGTACTTCAATTTTGAAGGTGATCTTCGAGACATCAAATTCCATGAAAAACTAGACAACCTAGTTCAGGCAAATGTCGAGTCGTATGTGTATGATATACACAAAGAATTTTATAGAGAATGGGTATTCAGGCTTTTTACTGCTCTGAATAACGTcaaatttctctcattttcccCTTACGGCACAGAG TGGCACAACGTAGGAAATATTTATCCTTCCTCATTCCAGAATTTGGTCCAACTAGACTTTAATGTTACTGATTGTAACTGGCCAATGTTACAAGACTTGCTCCAGAATGCTCCTAATCTAGAAACTCTTGTTGTTACTAAG GAGCCACAATATGATCGTGACTATCTGTCATCACATCTTACAAGTTTTTATTATGGAGGATTTGAAGGTTTGAAAGATGAAGaggaatttgtaaaatatattctaaaggAGGCAAGAGTTTTGAAGACAGcaacaattcaagtttatagAGGAAAGTCGAAGGAAAATGTTCTTGAGAAACTTGCCCAATGA